The proteins below come from a single Saccharophagus degradans 2-40 genomic window:
- the fbaA gene encoding class II fructose-bisphosphate aldolase → MNETTLFPAGVLTGDDVQRVFKHAKENGYALPAVNVTSSSTVNAVLEVARDLNTPIIIQFSNGGAAFYAGKGLKNVNQQGSIAGAIAGAKHVHQVAKEYGVSVMLHTDHAAKQLLPWIDGLLDAGEEFYAQTGKPLFSSHMLDLSEEPLEENIATCKAYLERMAKMDMTLEIELGVTGGEEDGVDNTDVDSSKLYTQPEEVAYAYEQLSEVSPRFTVAASFGNVHGVYSPGNVILRPEILKNSQAFIAEKYNTGANPVDFVFHGGSGSDLKDIREAISYGVIKMNVDTDLQWAYWDGVKSYYEQRMEYLQAQIGNPEGANKPNKKYYDPRQWIRSGEESFADKLKSICEDLGCAQANPVSEAQIA, encoded by the coding sequence ATGAACGAGACGACCCTTTTTCCGGCGGGCGTACTAACTGGTGACGATGTCCAGCGCGTATTTAAACACGCGAAAGAAAATGGCTACGCTTTACCCGCGGTTAACGTAACTAGCTCCAGTACTGTAAATGCAGTATTGGAAGTTGCTCGCGATTTAAATACGCCCATTATTATTCAATTCTCTAATGGCGGCGCTGCATTCTATGCGGGCAAAGGCCTTAAGAATGTGAACCAACAAGGCTCTATTGCCGGTGCCATTGCTGGTGCTAAGCATGTGCATCAAGTAGCCAAAGAATACGGTGTGAGCGTTATGTTGCACACCGATCACGCTGCCAAGCAATTACTGCCTTGGATAGACGGCCTACTGGATGCTGGCGAAGAGTTTTATGCTCAAACGGGCAAGCCATTATTTTCTTCGCACATGTTAGATCTGTCTGAAGAGCCGTTAGAAGAGAATATCGCCACTTGCAAAGCTTATCTAGAGCGCATGGCCAAGATGGATATGACACTAGAAATTGAACTGGGCGTAACCGGCGGCGAAGAAGATGGTGTAGATAACACCGATGTAGATAGTTCTAAACTCTACACTCAGCCAGAAGAAGTAGCCTATGCCTACGAACAGCTTAGTGAGGTTAGCCCACGCTTTACTGTGGCTGCGTCATTTGGCAATGTGCATGGTGTTTATTCTCCAGGTAACGTAATATTGCGCCCCGAAATTTTGAAGAACTCGCAGGCGTTTATTGCCGAGAAATATAATACTGGCGCTAACCCTGTCGATTTCGTGTTCCACGGTGGATCCGGTTCTGATTTAAAAGATATCCGCGAAGCAATTAGCTACGGGGTTATTAAGATGAACGTAGATACCGATTTACAGTGGGCCTACTGGGACGGTGTAAAGAGTTACTACGAGCAGCGTATGGAGTACCTTCAAGCGCAAATCGGCAACCCAGAAGGCGCCAATAAACCAAATAAAAAGTACTACGATCCACGTCAATGGATACGCAGTGGCGAGGAATCATTCGCTGATAAGCTAAAGTCTATTTGTGAAGATTTGGGCTGTGCGCAAGCCAACCCAGTTAGCGAGGCTCAAATAGCTTAA
- a CDS encoding polysaccharide lyase 6 family protein, translating into MKKIVASLLIGLCSLAVCAETHIYDGKGKETWTKTDLKPGDVVIIPNGTYADLKINVQGKGEQAKPIVLKAETPGGVVLTGASWLRYWGYFIVVDGFDFNDVTYSMYKNKVRAIIANRRAGSSSESSKDMCQACVLQRVRIDNENDKAIDTEYKWIELYGYNNVVRYNYFGAKKSGSRVLQVQLKHANAQKLPVSHVIQYNYFASRNAGKAVGNGGEALLVGDSNMQHVDAKVTVANNLFYDASILGEPEVISNKSSSNIYRSNTVRNTTASLTLRHGNRNTVENNWFLQDQTEGSGGIRVIGDDNIIHNNYIAGSAGGGKSAAYRPALGIAAGYSKKDDDANINGYQLSERNVLSNNSVIQSAQPVMLSTWYDRGKLSMTRPPMQTTFINNLVYQLDVAPSTADWVRGLAISVDYTPDSEYGNNYGIDKAEYVPSFAKVKGNITDGKVSPLVSKGTKAESKKELKGCDAFGTGDIVYLPLKKAGADLSKMDEPLVWTDTVKSARLGPDWLNANWGGEKKAYKGC; encoded by the coding sequence ATGAAAAAAATAGTAGCTAGTCTTTTAATAGGGTTATGCAGCTTGGCTGTGTGTGCCGAAACGCATATTTACGATGGCAAAGGTAAAGAAACCTGGACCAAAACGGACTTAAAGCCGGGCGATGTGGTGATTATCCCGAATGGCACCTACGCCGACTTAAAAATTAACGTGCAGGGCAAAGGTGAGCAGGCCAAGCCGATTGTACTTAAAGCAGAAACACCTGGGGGCGTTGTGCTTACAGGTGCATCGTGGCTGCGCTACTGGGGCTATTTTATTGTGGTAGATGGTTTCGATTTTAACGACGTAACCTATTCCATGTATAAAAATAAAGTGCGGGCAATTATTGCCAACCGCCGCGCGGGTTCTAGCAGTGAGTCCTCTAAGGATATGTGCCAAGCGTGCGTGTTACAGCGCGTGCGTATAGATAACGAGAACGATAAAGCGATCGATACTGAATATAAATGGATTGAGCTATACGGTTATAACAACGTGGTGAGGTACAACTACTTCGGTGCTAAAAAATCGGGCAGCCGAGTTTTACAGGTTCAGTTAAAGCATGCTAATGCGCAAAAATTGCCCGTATCCCATGTTATTCAGTACAACTATTTTGCTTCGCGTAACGCGGGCAAAGCTGTAGGTAATGGTGGTGAAGCATTGTTAGTGGGCGATTCAAATATGCAGCATGTTGATGCTAAGGTTACCGTGGCCAACAACTTATTTTACGATGCATCCATACTTGGCGAGCCAGAGGTTATTTCGAACAAATCCTCCTCTAATATTTATCGCAGCAATACTGTGCGCAATACAACCGCGAGCCTCACGCTGCGCCACGGCAACAGAAACACTGTAGAGAATAACTGGTTTTTGCAGGACCAAACAGAAGGCTCTGGTGGTATACGTGTCATTGGCGACGATAATATTATTCACAACAATTACATTGCTGGCTCTGCCGGTGGTGGCAAATCGGCCGCGTATCGGCCAGCACTTGGTATTGCCGCGGGTTACTCCAAAAAAGATGACGATGCCAATATCAACGGTTACCAGTTAAGTGAGCGCAACGTGCTTTCGAATAATAGCGTTATTCAATCTGCACAGCCTGTAATGCTTTCTACTTGGTACGATCGAGGTAAGCTAAGTATGACTCGCCCCCCTATGCAAACCACGTTTATTAATAACTTGGTGTACCAACTAGATGTTGCACCATCTACTGCAGATTGGGTGCGGGGCTTAGCCATTAGTGTAGATTACACGCCAGACTCTGAATACGGTAACAACTATGGCATTGATAAAGCGGAGTATGTACCGTCGTTTGCAAAAGTAAAAGGCAATATTACCGATGGCAAAGTGTCGCCACTGGTTAGCAAAGGCACTAAAGCTGAATCGAAAAAAGAACTTAAAGGGTGCGATGCATTTGGCACTGGCGATATCGTATATTTACCCCTTAAAAAAGCAGGCGCAGACTTATCTAAAATGGATGAACCCTTGGTGTGGACCGACACAGTAAAATCTGCTCGCTTAGGACCAGATTGGTTGAATGCAAATTGGGGCGGCGAGAAAAAAGCCTATAAGGGATGTTAG
- the tpiA gene encoding triose-phosphate isomerase translates to MGVKSKIVIGNWKMNGSAELVESFTRTMLDNQAAYAGIRVVLCPPFTLLQAMADALEGGPILLGAQNVSEFEQGAHTGEISAPMLASMGTKMVIIGHSERRASRGENDRIIAAKVKQALSVGMLPVLCVGETAEEKARGDSGAVVWQQLSVVLHAIGSELFGQLIVAYEPIWAIGSGSTASTDDILTITTAIHAKLAQLGIQLPLLYGGSVNAGNAAQISSLPTISGLLVGGASLQAGQFLLLCSNTAKGA, encoded by the coding sequence ATGGGTGTGAAATCTAAAATAGTTATTGGCAATTGGAAAATGAACGGCAGTGCCGAGTTGGTGGAGTCGTTCACACGTACCATGTTGGATAATCAAGCGGCTTACGCAGGTATTCGCGTGGTACTTTGCCCGCCGTTTACTCTTCTGCAGGCTATGGCTGATGCGCTGGAAGGTGGGCCTATCTTGCTTGGCGCACAAAATGTAAGCGAGTTTGAGCAAGGGGCGCATACCGGCGAAATATCCGCGCCTATGTTGGCTTCGATGGGCACCAAAATGGTTATTATTGGCCATAGCGAACGAAGGGCGTCGCGCGGTGAAAACGATCGTATTATTGCCGCTAAAGTAAAACAGGCGCTTTCTGTAGGTATGCTACCCGTACTTTGCGTGGGGGAAACCGCCGAAGAAAAAGCGCGTGGTGACTCAGGAGCGGTGGTGTGGCAGCAGTTATCGGTTGTGCTACATGCTATTGGCAGTGAGCTCTTTGGCCAGCTGATAGTAGCTTATGAACCCATATGGGCTATCGGGTCTGGGTCGACTGCCTCTACTGACGATATTCTTACAATTACTACCGCTATTCACGCGAAGTTAGCGCAGCTAGGTATTCAGTTACCACTCTTATACGGTGGCAGTGTTAACGCAGGCAACGCAGCTCAAATATCATCTTTACCTACTATTAGCGGCTTGTTGGTGGGCGGTGCCTCCTTGCAGGCAGGCCAGTTTCTACTTTTGTGTAGTAATACCGCAAAGGGCGCATAG
- a CDS encoding sugar kinase, which yields MNNSVAVIGESMLELMRAESDSSCRSMPAMLSYGGDTLNSSVYMSRLGAKVEYITAVGKDKNSEWLVKQWQSEGVGTRFVRTDEKKVPGLYMVTNDESGERYFTYWRNDSAARYIIDSEEKKQALYADLEGFDWIVISGISIAILDEASKKRMYELLQQCKARGAKIAFDGNYRPALWESKEQTRQAYQTVTAFADIILPTIDDEFQLYGEEPKDEVIDRLLSYGAKEIVLKMGGEGCYTVADNERTLVPGRKVVVVDTNSAGDSFNAGYLTGRMQGMSVEESALRGHLLASTVVQYRGAIIPKTAMPKMVG from the coding sequence ATGAATAATAGTGTGGCTGTAATTGGCGAAAGCATGCTCGAATTAATGCGTGCTGAGTCTGACTCTAGTTGTCGCTCTATGCCTGCGATGCTTTCGTACGGCGGTGACACCCTTAATTCATCTGTATATATGTCGCGCCTAGGCGCAAAAGTTGAATACATTACCGCTGTTGGTAAAGATAAAAACAGTGAGTGGTTAGTTAAGCAGTGGCAGAGTGAAGGCGTAGGTACGCGTTTTGTGCGTACAGATGAAAAGAAAGTGCCTGGCCTGTACATGGTAACCAATGATGAAAGTGGTGAGCGCTATTTCACTTATTGGCGCAACGATTCAGCTGCGCGCTACATCATTGATTCTGAAGAAAAGAAACAAGCATTGTATGCAGATTTAGAAGGATTCGACTGGATTGTTATATCCGGTATATCCATAGCTATTTTGGACGAGGCGTCCAAAAAGCGCATGTACGAATTACTCCAGCAGTGTAAAGCTCGCGGTGCAAAAATCGCGTTTGATGGCAATTACCGGCCAGCACTGTGGGAAAGCAAAGAGCAAACACGACAGGCATATCAAACTGTTACAGCCTTTGCAGATATTATTTTACCTACCATTGACGATGAGTTTCAGTTGTACGGTGAAGAGCCTAAAGACGAAGTGATCGATAGATTGCTGAGCTATGGCGCGAAAGAAATTGTATTAAAAATGGGTGGCGAAGGTTGTTATACCGTTGCCGATAATGAACGCACCCTAGTACCAGGACGAAAAGTGGTTGTAGTTGATACCAACTCTGCTGGTGACTCATTTAATGCGGGCTACTTAACCGGCCGCATGCAAGGTATGTCTGTTGAGGAATCTGCTCTACGCGGTCATCTGCTGGCTTCAACGGTAGTGCAATATCGCGGTGCGATTATCCCAAAAACAGCCATGCCCAAAATGGTCGGTTAA
- a CDS encoding transporter substrate-binding domain-containing protein → MFGIKTLTALLVVICFSQVSVAEDIRINKVAGEKEELLLSVLELVWSKADPNGKIIQLNDELPVSRLPVEVESGAIDLMWAGASAKNDEQMLAVRIPLLKGMLGHRISIIRQGDQHKFNDIRSISDLARLDAGMGRTWGSTKVLEQAGLNVVTAMKYENLFHMLEGGRFDYFPRGIHEPWAELAKYPELPLEVEKRILLIYPYAMYFYLQKDNRALHAKLTRGFEQAIADGSFDELFYSAPMVKQVIEKGNIKDRIVLRMPNNEMHKDTPVDRPELWLDVNKL, encoded by the coding sequence ATGTTCGGTATTAAAACGCTAACCGCGCTGCTAGTGGTTATATGCTTCAGTCAGGTATCTGTGGCTGAAGACATTCGCATTAATAAAGTGGCAGGTGAAAAAGAAGAGCTGCTGCTGTCTGTGCTTGAACTGGTGTGGAGCAAAGCAGACCCCAACGGAAAAATTATTCAATTAAACGATGAGCTGCCTGTTAGCCGCCTACCTGTAGAGGTCGAAAGTGGCGCTATAGATTTAATGTGGGCAGGCGCCTCGGCCAAAAACGACGAGCAGATGTTGGCGGTACGTATTCCTTTGTTAAAGGGTATGTTGGGTCATCGCATTTCCATTATTCGCCAAGGCGATCAGCACAAATTTAACGATATACGCTCAATTTCAGATTTAGCGCGCCTCGATGCTGGCATGGGCCGTACTTGGGGCTCGACCAAAGTATTAGAGCAGGCCGGGCTTAATGTTGTTACGGCGATGAAATATGAAAATTTATTTCATATGTTGGAAGGGGGGCGGTTCGACTATTTTCCGCGGGGTATACACGAGCCTTGGGCCGAATTAGCTAAGTACCCAGAGCTACCTCTAGAAGTAGAAAAACGTATTTTACTTATTTACCCCTACGCAATGTATTTTTATTTGCAAAAAGATAACCGCGCATTGCACGCAAAACTTACGCGTGGTTTTGAACAAGCCATTGCTGATGGCAGCTTTGATGAATTGTTTTATAGCGCACCAATGGTTAAGCAGGTTATTGAAAAAGGCAATATTAAAGATCGCATAGTACTGCGCATGCCAAATAATGAAATGCACAAGGATACACCTGTAGATCGCCCCGAACTCTGGCTCGACGTTAACAAACTATAA
- a CDS encoding SDR family NAD(P)-dependent oxidoreductase, whose translation MKLENKVCVITGGIRDIGKQISLKLASEGAKLVINYYDNPEQAEQTLADVKAAGAEAILVHGDMTNGEDVQKLVDASLETFGAQIDILVNVAGGLVARKTIDEMDEDFWNFLIKLNLNTTFLLTKACAPHMVKGSSIINFASQAGRDGGGPGASAYATAKGAVMTFTRSMAKELGPRGIRVNALCPGVISTVFHDTFTKDEVRKNIQAATPLRREGSASEVADVVAYLASDESSFLTGLNMDVNGGLYFS comes from the coding sequence ATGAAACTTGAAAATAAAGTATGTGTTATCACTGGCGGTATTCGCGATATTGGTAAGCAAATTTCTCTTAAATTAGCTTCTGAAGGCGCGAAGTTAGTAATCAACTACTACGATAACCCCGAGCAAGCAGAGCAAACTTTAGCAGACGTTAAAGCTGCTGGTGCAGAAGCTATTCTTGTACACGGCGACATGACTAACGGTGAAGATGTTCAAAAGTTAGTTGATGCTTCTTTAGAAACTTTCGGTGCTCAAATCGATATTCTAGTAAACGTTGCTGGTGGTTTAGTTGCCCGTAAAACTATCGACGAGATGGACGAAGATTTCTGGAACTTCCTCATCAAGTTGAACTTGAACACTACTTTTCTTTTGACCAAAGCATGTGCTCCACACATGGTTAAAGGTAGCTCTATCATTAACTTCGCTTCACAAGCTGGTCGTGACGGTGGTGGCCCAGGTGCTTCTGCTTACGCAACTGCAAAAGGCGCGGTTATGACTTTCACTCGTTCTATGGCTAAAGAACTTGGTCCACGTGGCATTCGCGTTAACGCATTGTGCCCAGGTGTAATCAGCACTGTTTTCCACGACACTTTCACCAAAGACGAAGTTCGTAAAAACATTCAAGCTGCTACTCCTTTACGTCGCGAAGGTTCTGCTTCTGAAGTTGCAGATGTTGTTGCGTACTTAGCGTCTGACGAGTCTTCATTCCTAACGGGTTTGAACATGGACGTAAACGGCGGCTTGTACTTCTCATAA
- a CDS encoding polysaccharide lyase 6 family protein encodes MKFKSLVALFLLGLLTACGGGSSNPDPDPDPIEEPEGEPEGEPEGEPEGEPEGEPEGEPEGEPEGEPEGEPQESNFPRGSLGDNDTVPDVVCTQTVNSTSELEDAVSYEMTPGTTLCLADGNYTNLEIQFGGIGTEANPITVAAANPGMVTIGGEVGIRMSGEYVVLQGLIFKDGESASSDLIQTRGNSNAPCNNCRITEIAIIDFDQNSDSSGKWVHIYGAHNRVDHSWFSGKTTRGALLVVDRYIEDGVDPLDAEIDYAQIDHNYFGDRPPVDGKAYASSGDNEYEGIRIGTSDSHTGDSFSVIEHNYFERIQGEAEVISNKSGNNRIEHNTVRNSYGSITTRHGSSATITNNFIIGDGHPYAGGLRIIDDGHTVTNNYIQGARYLATTHHGGIVLMGSDGSTTNGYQQLTNVLVAHNTVVDSVNSLNVDGGQKSTNPNNVYLVNNIIANGIGPVITEAADGMPGSSVIAGNIFYGQSFSDSSSLTSVDGITWLDVAFAADMQGVMRATGSSPDLTAAAADTGDFAAVTLDMDGLARAATTQAGADDDIGGNPVRGILNSYDVGPISYRPPMTTPHVAEVDVANYAFDEGAAGWTLVDAVVNTNAAEVFARGASVEVTGANGRASQVVSLTANTNYTLTAFVKGTATLAADVGGTVYRSDVNSSLEYKLATVSFNSGDATSATIYGEVDDFVLNYAPIGEASLDGFPGADTTFWSVYEGAGIGQVQGSDNSAAGADGSVKFKLEDATEVGTPRISQVLTGLELNTDYTLSMYALYKKSADVTVTMGAFVGETDTVLASKVVDFEDLVAANAPKGDDSFRQDTLTFNTGSNSTITIFAEYNANTIIADGGDAGDTEFRVDEFALTYEGAPAADAKAYFDEFRLVSHASLAD; translated from the coding sequence ATGAAGTTCAAATCATTAGTGGCCCTATTCCTATTGGGCCTGCTTACTGCTTGTGGGGGCGGTAGTTCAAATCCAGACCCAGACCCAGACCCGATTGAAGAACCTGAAGGCGAACCTGAAGGAGAGCCAGAAGGAGAGCCTGAAGGAGAACCAGAAGGAGAGCCAGAAGGAGAGCCAGAAGGGGAACCAGAAGGAGAGCCAGAGGGTGAACCTCAGGAGTCTAACTTTCCGCGTGGTTCACTCGGTGATAACGACACTGTGCCAGACGTGGTATGTACGCAAACCGTAAACAGTACGTCAGAACTAGAAGACGCTGTAAGCTACGAGATGACCCCAGGTACAACGCTGTGTTTGGCTGACGGCAACTACACCAACTTAGAAATTCAGTTCGGTGGTATTGGTACCGAAGCGAACCCTATTACTGTGGCAGCAGCTAACCCCGGTATGGTTACAATTGGCGGCGAAGTTGGGATCCGCATGAGCGGTGAATACGTTGTGTTGCAAGGGCTTATTTTTAAAGACGGTGAGAGCGCGAGTAGCGACTTAATTCAAACTCGCGGCAACTCTAACGCGCCTTGTAATAACTGCCGTATTACCGAAATTGCCATTATCGATTTCGATCAAAATTCCGATAGCAGCGGCAAATGGGTTCACATCTACGGTGCACATAACCGCGTAGACCACAGCTGGTTTTCTGGCAAAACTACCCGCGGCGCATTACTTGTTGTAGATCGTTACATTGAAGATGGTGTTGACCCACTCGATGCCGAAATAGATTACGCGCAAATCGATCACAACTACTTCGGCGACCGTCCACCGGTGGATGGCAAAGCTTACGCGAGTAGCGGCGACAACGAATACGAAGGTATTCGCATTGGTACCAGTGATTCGCACACAGGTGATTCGTTCTCGGTAATCGAGCACAACTATTTTGAGCGCATACAAGGCGAAGCCGAAGTTATTTCTAATAAGTCTGGCAACAACCGCATAGAGCACAATACTGTACGTAACAGCTATGGTTCTATTACTACACGTCACGGCTCAAGCGCGACTATTACCAATAACTTTATTATTGGCGATGGTCACCCATATGCAGGCGGCCTGCGCATTATTGATGACGGCCACACCGTAACGAACAACTACATCCAAGGTGCGCGTTATTTAGCAACTACTCACCATGGCGGTATTGTGTTGATGGGCTCCGATGGTTCAACCACCAACGGTTACCAGCAATTAACCAATGTACTTGTTGCGCACAACACTGTGGTAGATAGCGTGAACAGCTTGAACGTAGATGGCGGCCAAAAGTCTACCAACCCCAATAATGTTTACCTAGTGAATAACATTATTGCTAATGGCATAGGCCCTGTTATTACAGAAGCTGCAGATGGTATGCCTGGTAGCTCTGTGATTGCGGGCAACATTTTTTACGGCCAAAGCTTTTCCGACTCCTCTAGCCTTACCTCTGTAGACGGTATTACTTGGTTAGACGTTGCGTTCGCAGCAGATATGCAAGGCGTAATGCGCGCTACAGGCAGCAGCCCAGACTTAACCGCGGCAGCTGCAGATACTGGCGATTTTGCCGCCGTTACTTTGGATATGGATGGCTTGGCGCGTGCAGCAACCACACAAGCTGGTGCTGACGACGATATAGGTGGCAACCCAGTTCGCGGCATTCTTAATAGCTACGATGTTGGCCCAATAAGCTACCGCCCACCAATGACCACCCCACACGTTGCAGAAGTGGATGTCGCCAACTATGCGTTTGATGAAGGTGCAGCAGGTTGGACTTTAGTTGATGCAGTGGTAAACACTAACGCTGCAGAGGTTTTTGCCCGCGGTGCAAGCGTGGAAGTAACCGGTGCTAACGGCCGCGCTTCGCAAGTTGTTAGCTTAACGGCGAATACCAACTACACCTTAACTGCGTTTGTTAAAGGCACTGCAACTCTTGCAGCAGATGTAGGTGGCACGGTTTATCGTTCAGATGTGAACTCTTCATTGGAGTACAAACTAGCAACCGTAAGCTTTAATTCTGGTGATGCAACATCAGCCACCATTTACGGCGAAGTTGATGATTTTGTACTTAACTATGCCCCAATTGGCGAAGCGAGCTTAGACGGCTTCCCTGGCGCAGACACCACCTTTTGGAGTGTGTACGAGGGAGCAGGTATCGGTCAGGTTCAAGGCTCTGATAACTCAGCAGCCGGCGCTGATGGGTCTGTTAAGTTTAAATTAGAAGACGCTACAGAAGTGGGTACCCCGCGTATAAGCCAAGTATTAACCGGCCTAGAATTAAATACGGACTATACTTTATCTATGTACGCCCTTTACAAAAAGTCTGCCGATGTGACTGTAACTATGGGGGCGTTTGTTGGCGAAACAGACACTGTACTAGCAAGCAAAGTGGTTGATTTTGAAGACCTTGTTGCAGCTAATGCGCCGAAAGGCGACGACAGTTTCCGTCAAGACACACTAACGTTTAACACGGGTAGTAACTCAACTATTACTATCTTTGCTGAATACAACGCCAACACAATTATTGCTGACGGCGGCGACGCTGGTGATACGGAGTTTCGTGTAGATGAATTTGCATTGACATATGAAGGTGCACCTGCTGCGGATGCCAAAGCATACTTTGACGAATTCCGTCTAGTATCGCATGCATCGCTAGCAGACTAA
- a CDS encoding fructose-bisphosphatase class III — MTSNALKVFISDLHGELDVFDFLADRQFGILHLLIRQQFSPELNETLCAAIEASAIRLCRAANASQAQLDRTSAVSKEILFTALFLMVVQQKAEDESLTIAIRRWGWLSTVHRALSGDAQLSCTPFSQLVEMLAQNIRTLSAQDFFALVQAFAKALFKKLSPELNIVGDIYDRGQDAFAIMERLRGLPNVAIQWGNHDVVWMGAASGNLACITVAVRICLRYGTLDMLHRDYGINLSRLERFAAKAYGDDDCAQFTPKGDLNAEEKLRIARMHKAISIIQFKLEGKLIARRPEYTMADRLLLDKINIANSTVTVGDAVHPLLDSNFPTLDVEQPYRLSEDERKVAEDLKQQFLASAKLTQHMDILFHRGGMQKKTGDWLLYHACVPVDEQGEFQPFALAPETTRGQSLFNFCELEMRRGYLNRMVINDRNESDIAWFLWCGPHSPLFGKARMTTFERYFVADKQTHKEGKNEYYNLRSNPEFLARVATELKCSSDQVRIVNGHVPVKYQSGERPVQANGKLFSIDGGFSMPYRSATGLAGFVLLEALGQIVLYRVIPNDKRYALEVEYQQILKPKAASVPAA, encoded by the coding sequence GTGACCAGCAACGCATTAAAAGTATTTATCTCCGATCTTCATGGCGAACTCGATGTTTTTGATTTTCTCGCCGACCGCCAATTCGGCATACTTCATCTATTAATTCGCCAGCAATTTTCTCCCGAGCTAAATGAAACTCTGTGCGCGGCTATTGAGGCTAGCGCTATTCGTTTATGCCGTGCTGCAAACGCTAGCCAAGCTCAGCTCGATCGCACTAGTGCTGTAAGCAAAGAAATACTTTTTACAGCACTTTTTTTAATGGTGGTACAGCAAAAAGCAGAAGACGAGTCGCTTACTATAGCTATTCGCCGGTGGGGCTGGTTGTCTACCGTGCATCGGGCCTTAAGTGGTGATGCGCAGTTAAGTTGTACGCCATTTAGTCAGCTTGTTGAAATGCTTGCGCAGAATATTCGCACTTTAAGTGCGCAAGATTTTTTCGCGCTAGTGCAGGCGTTTGCAAAAGCGTTATTTAAAAAGTTAAGCCCAGAATTGAATATAGTTGGCGATATTTATGATAGAGGGCAAGATGCTTTCGCCATTATGGAGCGATTGCGCGGGCTGCCGAATGTGGCTATTCAGTGGGGCAATCACGATGTAGTGTGGATGGGTGCTGCGTCGGGCAACCTTGCGTGTATTACGGTGGCGGTGCGTATTTGTTTGCGCTACGGCACGTTAGATATGTTGCACCGCGATTACGGTATCAACCTCTCTCGTTTAGAACGGTTTGCTGCTAAAGCCTACGGCGATGATGATTGTGCGCAGTTTACCCCCAAGGGCGACCTTAACGCTGAAGAAAAGCTGCGCATTGCGCGTATGCACAAAGCCATATCAATTATTCAATTTAAGCTTGAAGGTAAGCTTATTGCCCGTCGGCCAGAATATACAATGGCCGATAGACTGCTGTTGGATAAAATAAATATTGCCAATAGCACGGTTACTGTGGGTGATGCTGTGCATCCACTATTAGACTCGAATTTTCCTACGCTGGATGTAGAGCAGCCTTATCGCTTAAGTGAAGATGAACGCAAAGTTGCAGAAGATCTTAAGCAGCAGTTTCTTGCCAGCGCAAAGCTTACCCAGCATATGGATATACTTTTTCACCGCGGTGGAATGCAAAAGAAAACAGGAGATTGGCTGCTTTATCACGCCTGTGTACCCGTTGACGAACAGGGAGAGTTTCAACCTTTTGCGCTTGCACCAGAAACCACACGTGGACAAAGCCTGTTTAACTTCTGCGAGCTGGAAATGCGGCGCGGTTATTTAAATAGAATGGTCATTAATGACCGCAATGAGTCCGATATTGCTTGGTTTTTATGGTGCGGCCCTCATTCTCCTTTATTTGGCAAAGCCAGAATGACCACCTTTGAACGCTATTTTGTGGCCGATAAGCAAACCCACAAAGAAGGTAAAAATGAATACTACAACCTTCGCTCCAACCCTGAGTTTTTAGCACGCGTTGCCACGGAATTAAAATGCAGTAGCGATCAGGTGCGCATTGTAAATGGACACGTGCCGGTTAAGTATCAATCTGGCGAGCGCCCAGTGCAGGCCAATGGCAAGCTCTTTTCTATTGATGGCGGGTTCTCTATGCCCTATCGCTCAGCCACCGGTTTGGCGGGCTTTGTACTGCTTGAAGCGCTTGGTCAAATAGTTTTATATCGGGTAATCCCCAACGACAAGCGCTATGCTTTAGAAGTGGAATATCAACAAATACTAAAGCCTAAAGCTGCAAGTGTGCCTGCTGCTTAG